The proteins below come from a single Arthrobacter sp. B1I2 genomic window:
- a CDS encoding YbaK/EbsC family protein → MKYDGGPVAMVRSALVDAGVGDTVRTFPAGVPTAAAAAEALECDLAAITNSLVFDLGGEPLLILASGAARVDTSLVAGQLGRGRIRRASPDFVLEHTGQKVGGVAPVGHPKPVRTVLDVSLKEHELLWAGAGDHNSMFSVTYQDLLRITGAQELKVR, encoded by the coding sequence ATGAAGTACGACGGCGGCCCGGTCGCCATGGTGCGCTCGGCCCTGGTGGACGCGGGGGTTGGCGACACCGTGCGGACTTTCCCTGCAGGGGTACCCACAGCGGCCGCGGCTGCGGAGGCGCTGGAATGCGACCTTGCCGCGATCACCAACAGCCTGGTCTTCGACCTCGGCGGCGAACCGCTGTTGATCCTGGCCAGCGGGGCGGCCCGCGTGGATACCAGCCTGGTGGCGGGGCAGTTGGGCCGCGGCAGGATCCGCCGCGCCTCCCCCGACTTCGTCCTCGAGCACACAGGTCAGAAGGTGGGCGGCGTGGCACCGGTAGGCCACCCAAAGCCAGTCAGAACCGTCCTGGACGTATCCCTCAAGGAACACGAACTCCTCTGGGCCGGAGCGGGAGACCACAACTCAATGTTCAGCGTCACCTACCAGGACCTGCTCCGGATTACCGGGGCTCAGGAACTGAAGGTGCGCTGA
- a CDS encoding diacylglycerol/lipid kinase family protein produces MSTARTFESIVIIFNPNSTGDAPKLAEELKASLAELLPYAAEVVLQPTAHAGHAVELARGAASSGRDVLVVSVSGDGGYNEVVNGVMQAGNPNAVCAVKAAGNANDHRRTTRTQPLEAAIAGGEVRRIDLLKMTTGANADIPVEYAHSYIGFGLTPVMAIDLEKGSKGALKEMFSVMRTFSKFKPFEIRHADGKRRKFDSLVLANIAQMAKYATLSEADDAASDGKFEVVIFPHRSKIRVLLTALRAATQGLGDQPSVSSYRFTTLKPIPYQTDGEVKSVEANTEVSIECAPAALATLG; encoded by the coding sequence ATGAGCACTGCCCGGACCTTCGAATCAATCGTCATTATTTTCAACCCCAACAGCACCGGTGATGCGCCTAAACTCGCTGAGGAGCTCAAGGCAAGTCTCGCCGAGCTTCTTCCGTACGCTGCCGAGGTCGTACTGCAACCCACTGCGCATGCCGGCCATGCCGTGGAACTTGCCCGCGGGGCCGCCAGCAGCGGCCGCGATGTACTGGTTGTCTCTGTCAGTGGGGACGGCGGCTACAACGAAGTGGTGAACGGTGTTATGCAGGCGGGCAACCCAAACGCGGTCTGTGCCGTGAAGGCAGCAGGTAACGCCAACGACCACCGCCGCACCACCCGCACCCAGCCGCTCGAGGCAGCCATCGCCGGGGGCGAAGTGCGAAGGATCGACCTATTGAAGATGACAACAGGCGCCAACGCAGACATCCCGGTGGAATACGCCCACTCCTACATTGGGTTCGGCCTGACCCCGGTCATGGCCATCGACCTGGAGAAAGGCAGCAAAGGTGCATTGAAGGAGATGTTCTCCGTAATGCGGACATTTTCGAAATTCAAACCCTTCGAGATCAGGCACGCCGACGGCAAACGCCGCAAGTTCGACAGCCTGGTCCTGGCCAACATCGCCCAAATGGCTAAGTACGCCACCCTGTCCGAAGCCGACGACGCAGCATCCGACGGCAAATTCGAAGTAGTGATATTCCCCCACCGGTCAAAAATCCGCGTTCTGCTGACCGCCCTGCGGGCCGCCACCCAAGGCCTGGGGGACCAGCCCAGCGTCAGCAGCTACCGGTTCACTACCCTCAAGCCCATCCCGTACCAAACCGACGGAGAAGTGAAATCCGTCGAAGCCAATACTGAGGTCAGCATCGAATGTGCGCCGGCTGCCCTCGCGACACTAGGGTAA
- a CDS encoding TrmH family RNA methyltransferase: protein MTFHYLESADDPRVSDYTTLTDVHLRKLREPAEGMYIAESSRVLRRALAAGHQPRSFFLAEKWMADLDDVFQAYPDVPAFIGSAALLEEITGFHLHRGAMAAMQRPAPVPLPDLLAGARRVAALEDIVDHTKVSGSKVQEPGRLGLPERSRIAVLEDLTDHTNVGAVFRSAAAIGVNAVLVTPQCADPLYRRSIRVSMGTVFQVPWTRIDPWPASIEQLKEAGYFVAGMSLGEGAITLDELVAQNHQNLVLVFGTEGDGLKPETDRLLDARVTIPMMNGVDSLNVAASSAVAFYATR, encoded by the coding sequence GTGACCTTCCACTACCTCGAATCCGCCGATGACCCGCGGGTCAGCGACTACACCACCCTGACCGACGTGCACCTTCGCAAGCTTCGTGAACCGGCCGAGGGCATGTACATCGCCGAATCGTCCCGGGTCCTGCGCCGGGCGCTGGCGGCCGGGCACCAGCCACGCTCCTTCTTCCTCGCCGAGAAGTGGATGGCAGACCTCGACGACGTCTTCCAGGCGTATCCCGACGTTCCAGCTTTCATCGGCTCGGCAGCACTGCTGGAGGAAATCACGGGTTTCCACCTGCACCGCGGCGCAATGGCAGCAATGCAGCGCCCTGCACCCGTGCCGCTGCCGGACCTGCTGGCCGGAGCTCGCCGTGTGGCCGCGCTGGAGGACATCGTAGACCATACCAAGGTCAGTGGTTCCAAAGTACAAGAGCCTGGCCGCCTTGGTTTACCGGAACGATCAAGGATCGCGGTTCTGGAGGACCTGACCGATCATACAAATGTAGGCGCCGTGTTTAGGTCAGCCGCGGCGATCGGTGTTAATGCTGTGCTGGTGACGCCGCAATGTGCCGACCCGTTGTACCGGCGCTCGATCAGGGTCAGTATGGGCACCGTTTTCCAGGTTCCGTGGACAAGGATCGACCCGTGGCCGGCCAGTATCGAGCAGCTGAAAGAGGCCGGCTATTTCGTGGCCGGCATGTCTCTGGGGGAGGGCGCCATCACTCTTGATGAGCTGGTGGCCCAGAACCATCAGAATCTGGTGTTGGTCTTCGGAACGGAAGGCGATGGGCTTAAGCCTGAAACTGATCGGCTGCTCGACGCGCGCGTGACGATTCCGATGATGAACGGCGTGGATTCGCTGAACGTGGCTGCGTCATCGGCTGTGGCGTTCTACGCGACGAGGTAA
- a CDS encoding SDR family oxidoreductase, producing MGLLDNKTAIVTGSSRGIGADVAKILASEGAAVVVNYRQKAPRANKVVQGIEAAGGRAVAVGADLTTQEGVQALASAAMENFGSLDLLVLNASGGMETGMGEDYALKLNRDAQVNMLNAAVPLMKEGSRVVFVTSHQAHFINSVPTMPAYEPVARSKRAGEDALRDLIPNLAEKGISLVVVSGDMIEGTVTATLLDRSTPGAIEARRAEAGKLYSVEEFAEVVAGMATADVESGHTEYAGGADYFGKGAQ from the coding sequence ATGGGACTGCTGGACAACAAGACGGCCATCGTCACCGGATCATCGCGGGGCATCGGCGCCGACGTAGCCAAGATCCTCGCCTCGGAGGGGGCCGCCGTCGTCGTCAACTACCGCCAGAAGGCGCCCCGCGCCAACAAGGTGGTCCAGGGAATTGAAGCCGCCGGCGGCCGCGCCGTCGCCGTCGGCGCCGACCTCACCACCCAGGAGGGCGTGCAGGCCCTGGCCAGTGCCGCCATGGAGAACTTCGGATCCCTGGACCTGCTGGTGCTGAACGCCTCGGGGGGCATGGAGACCGGCATGGGGGAGGACTACGCGCTCAAGCTGAACCGCGACGCCCAGGTCAACATGCTCAATGCCGCTGTGCCCCTGATGAAGGAGGGCTCGCGCGTGGTCTTCGTCACCAGCCACCAGGCCCACTTCATCAACAGCGTCCCCACCATGCCTGCCTACGAGCCGGTGGCACGCAGCAAGCGCGCCGGTGAGGACGCCCTGCGCGACCTCATCCCCAACCTGGCGGAGAAGGGCATCTCCCTGGTGGTGGTGTCAGGCGACATGATCGAAGGTACGGTCACCGCCACGCTCCTGGACCGCTCAACCCCGGGCGCCATTGAGGCCCGCCGCGCGGAAGCCGGGAAGCTGTACTCCGTCGAAGAGTTTGCGGAGGTTGTGGCCGGTATGGCAACGGCGGACGTCGAGTCCGGCCACACCGAGTACGCCGGCGGTGCGGACTACTTCGGCAAGGGTGCCCAGTAA
- a CDS encoding type B 50S ribosomal protein L31 translates to MKSDTHPKYEAVVFNDLASGTKFLTRSTVSSSKTIEWEDGNTYPVIDVEISSESHPFYTGKQRIMDSAGRVERFNARFKGFGGKK, encoded by the coding sequence ATGAAGTCTGATACCCACCCGAAGTACGAAGCTGTTGTCTTCAACGACCTGGCCTCCGGCACCAAGTTCCTGACCCGCTCCACCGTGTCTTCCTCGAAGACCATCGAGTGGGAAGACGGCAACACCTACCCGGTCATCGACGTCGAAATCTCTTCCGAGTCCCACCCGTTCTACACGGGCAAGCAGCGCATCATGGACTCCGCAGGCCGCGTCGAGCGCTTCAACGCTCGCTTCAAGGGCTTCGGCGGCAAGAAGTAA
- a CDS encoding TetR/AcrR family transcriptional regulator C-terminal domain-containing protein, protein MASPRNTSDSAVPRKAGLSRERVLSAALELVDAEGLDALTMRRLGQELDRDPMSLYRYAANRSALLDGVSELVLNELVIFPDDPDWQAQLRRIAHDLRRLALRHPNVVPLLVTRPLSTPLGMRPLGTLRPLEQILALLIEAGFTPADALHIYRAYYGFLYGHLLNELQEYIVDPEENEAFLRLGLHRLPANDFPHLRALGPVLVDYDGSAELDEGLSILLTGLATQLSPPQRRQP, encoded by the coding sequence ATGGCCTCCCCCAGAAACACTTCCGACAGTGCAGTCCCGCGGAAGGCGGGCCTGAGCAGGGAACGTGTCCTTTCCGCTGCGCTGGAACTCGTGGACGCAGAGGGCTTGGATGCTCTCACGATGCGGCGCCTTGGCCAGGAACTAGACCGGGACCCGATGAGTCTCTACCGCTACGCGGCCAACCGGTCAGCCCTGCTCGATGGAGTGTCGGAACTGGTGCTCAACGAACTTGTCATCTTTCCGGATGACCCGGACTGGCAGGCCCAACTGCGCCGGATCGCGCACGACCTCCGGCGCCTGGCCCTGCGGCATCCCAACGTCGTACCGCTACTTGTCACCCGGCCACTGTCCACTCCCCTGGGCATGCGCCCGTTGGGCACCCTGCGCCCGCTGGAACAGATCCTGGCCCTGCTGATCGAGGCCGGCTTCACCCCTGCCGATGCCCTCCACATTTACCGCGCGTATTACGGATTCCTCTACGGGCACCTTCTGAACGAGCTGCAGGAATACATTGTGGACCCGGAAGAAAACGAAGCCTTCCTCCGCCTTGGCCTGCACCGCCTGCCGGCAAACGATTTTCCCCACCTTCGGGCACTGGGTCCGGTCCTGGTGGACTACGACGGCTCCGCCGAACTCGACGAAGGACTCAGCATCCTGCTCACCGGACTTGCAACACAACTCTCCCCACCACAGCGCCGACAACCCTAG
- a CDS encoding DUF3099 domain-containing protein: protein MTLENHAGHSAPEEPGRFSGDTEVHSITDAAGAHSEDMRQRMIKYAVAMGIRMVCLIMIFVVDGWFKVIAVAGAVFLPWIAVVIANGSDKAEAHSDLLLDSAPLAEIESPVIPDSEDEPGSAVLQGELVKDDDTEPEEERQTP from the coding sequence GTGACCCTTGAAAACCATGCGGGACATTCCGCGCCCGAAGAACCGGGCCGGTTCTCGGGCGACACCGAGGTCCACAGCATCACGGATGCCGCCGGCGCGCACTCTGAGGACATGCGCCAGAGGATGATCAAGTATGCCGTGGCCATGGGGATCCGCATGGTTTGCCTGATCATGATTTTCGTGGTGGACGGCTGGTTCAAGGTCATCGCGGTGGCCGGCGCGGTCTTCCTGCCATGGATCGCGGTGGTGATAGCCAACGGCAGCGACAAGGCGGAAGCCCACAGTGACCTGTTGCTGGACTCCGCTCCCCTGGCCGAGATTGAAAGCCCGGTAATACCGGATTCGGAAGACGAACCGGGCAGCGCTGTCCTCCAGGGCGAACTGGTGAAGGACGATGACACAGAGCCGGAAGAGGAGCGGCAGACACCATGA
- a CDS encoding SURF1 family cytochrome oxidase biogenesis protein: MYRFLFSSKWLGYLLLAAIFATACVFLGRWQMDRRAETLAEINRVVTNYSATPVPFPQARDQFNQLDPAKEWTQVELKGTYDAAGQRIVRNRPLNGQPGYEVVVPFRLATGETVIIDRGWLPIGNRNPGSPDSVPAPPSGEITAVVRLKHGEPELQRGAPEGQLASIDLPTYAAQLGYPLLTGAYGQLASETPPSADMPVAFPKPSTDEGTHLSYSLQWFAFGVLMFVGFGYAARQQARNAAIDAEDDEEALPDGAVHSAVPAARRRPAPPRKRKKATAEEEEDALLDAQGY, translated from the coding sequence ATGTACCGTTTCCTCTTTTCCAGCAAGTGGCTGGGCTATCTCCTGCTGGCCGCCATTTTCGCCACCGCGTGCGTCTTCCTGGGCCGCTGGCAGATGGACCGTCGTGCGGAGACCCTTGCCGAGATCAACCGCGTGGTGACCAACTACTCGGCAACACCCGTCCCTTTCCCGCAGGCACGGGACCAGTTCAACCAGTTGGACCCGGCCAAGGAGTGGACACAGGTTGAGCTGAAGGGAACCTACGATGCCGCCGGCCAGCGGATTGTCCGCAACAGGCCGCTCAACGGCCAGCCCGGATACGAGGTGGTGGTCCCCTTCCGCCTGGCCACCGGCGAGACAGTGATCATCGACCGCGGCTGGCTGCCGATCGGAAACAGGAATCCGGGCAGTCCTGATTCAGTGCCGGCACCGCCCTCCGGTGAGATAACCGCCGTCGTACGCCTGAAGCATGGCGAGCCGGAACTTCAGCGCGGGGCACCCGAAGGCCAGCTGGCGTCCATCGACCTCCCCACCTACGCCGCGCAGCTCGGTTATCCCCTGCTCACCGGCGCCTACGGCCAGCTTGCGTCGGAAACGCCGCCGTCCGCCGACATGCCCGTCGCGTTCCCCAAACCCTCCACGGACGAGGGGACGCACTTGTCCTATTCGCTGCAGTGGTTCGCCTTCGGTGTCCTCATGTTCGTCGGCTTCGGCTACGCGGCGCGGCAGCAGGCCCGCAACGCAGCGATTGATGCCGAGGACGACGAAGAGGCGCTGCCGGACGGCGCCGTCCATTCGGCCGTCCCCGCGGCCCGCCGTCGGCCTGCACCGCCGCGCAAACGCAAGAAGGCCACAGCGGAGGAAGAGGAAGACGCCCTCCTGGACGCGCAGGGGTACTGA
- a CDS encoding lipoate--protein ligase family protein, which produces MIAPRITAHDSASNQRLHGEYKVPGGKLVVVDLAVVDGALADVSVSGDFFLEPDEALADINRALTGLPDTTPAADLAAAVTAALPAGAVLFGFSADAVAVTVRRALAKATSWGDHEWNVIAPTVLPTEINVALDEVLTEAVGAGARTPTLRFWDWQEPSVVIGSFQSVQNEVDPEGVARHGINVVRRISGGGAMFMEAGNCITYSLYLPQTLVDGLSFADSYPFLDAWVMAALEKLGINAFYIPLNDIATDQGKIGGAAQKRLANGGMLHHVTMSYDIDADKMVEVLRIGKEKLSDKGTRSAKKRVDPLRRQTGLARTAIIEAMIGVFSERYGARPSELAGHELAAAEERVAAKFGTEEWLHRVP; this is translated from the coding sequence ATGATCGCGCCACGTATTACAGCCCACGACTCCGCCAGCAACCAGCGCCTGCACGGCGAGTACAAGGTTCCGGGCGGCAAGCTGGTGGTGGTGGACCTGGCCGTGGTGGACGGCGCCCTGGCGGACGTCTCGGTCAGCGGCGACTTCTTCCTGGAACCGGATGAGGCCCTGGCGGACATCAACCGGGCGCTGACCGGACTTCCGGACACCACGCCTGCCGCAGACCTCGCAGCCGCCGTCACCGCCGCCCTGCCGGCCGGAGCCGTGCTGTTCGGCTTCTCCGCGGACGCCGTAGCCGTGACCGTTCGCCGCGCCCTGGCCAAGGCAACCTCGTGGGGAGACCACGAGTGGAACGTCATCGCGCCCACCGTGCTTCCCACCGAAATCAACGTGGCCCTTGACGAAGTGCTCACCGAGGCTGTTGGCGCCGGGGCGCGCACGCCCACCCTGCGGTTCTGGGACTGGCAGGAGCCGTCGGTGGTCATCGGCAGCTTCCAGTCCGTGCAGAACGAAGTGGATCCCGAAGGCGTGGCCAGGCACGGCATCAATGTGGTCCGCCGGATCAGCGGCGGGGGAGCGATGTTCATGGAGGCAGGCAACTGCATCACGTACTCGCTCTACCTGCCGCAGACCCTGGTGGACGGGCTCAGCTTCGCCGACTCCTACCCCTTCCTGGACGCCTGGGTCATGGCGGCGCTGGAGAAGCTCGGCATCAACGCCTTCTACATCCCGCTGAACGACATCGCCACGGACCAGGGGAAGATTGGCGGTGCCGCGCAGAAGCGCCTGGCCAACGGCGGCATGCTGCACCACGTCACCATGAGCTATGACATCGACGCCGACAAGATGGTGGAGGTCCTGAGGATCGGCAAGGAGAAGCTCTCCGACAAGGGCACCCGCAGCGCCAAGAAGCGGGTGGACCCGTTGCGGCGCCAGACCGGCCTGGCGAGGACGGCGATCATCGAGGCGATGATCGGGGTCTTCAGCGAGCGTTACGGGGCCAGGCCGTCAGAGCTGGCAGGACACGAGCTGGCGGCAGCCGAGGAACGGGTGGCCGCCAAATTCGGCACCGAGGAGTGGCTCCACCGGGTCCCCTAA
- a CDS encoding sulfite exporter TauE/SafE family protein, whose translation MELFSSIIVFIAGLWAGTINAVVGSGTLVTFPVLIALGVAPVAASMSNAMGLVAGTAAGAFGYRRELAGRGRQVLRLLPASVLGGVSGAWLLLHLPEKVFHYVAPVLLVLALLMVVFQPRLQDWVRNREANPEHAIRDKRHRILLVVLVYLAGVYGGYFVAAQGILLVGILGVFLTGTIQNANAMKNILVLGVNMVAAISYLLFAFDRINWLVVLLIAVSSTIGGLMGSKVGRRLSPRVLRAVIFSLGIVALAVMIANLLK comes from the coding sequence TTGGAACTCTTCAGCAGCATCATTGTGTTCATCGCCGGGTTGTGGGCGGGCACCATCAACGCGGTGGTGGGCTCCGGCACTCTGGTGACGTTCCCCGTGCTCATCGCCCTGGGAGTGGCCCCGGTGGCGGCCTCCATGAGCAACGCCATGGGCCTGGTGGCCGGTACAGCTGCCGGTGCCTTCGGTTACCGGCGGGAGTTGGCCGGCCGGGGACGGCAGGTGCTGCGCCTGCTGCCGGCGTCGGTCCTGGGTGGTGTCTCCGGTGCCTGGCTGCTGCTGCACTTGCCCGAAAAGGTCTTCCACTACGTGGCGCCGGTCCTGCTGGTCCTGGCGCTGCTGATGGTGGTGTTCCAGCCGCGGCTCCAGGACTGGGTGCGCAACCGCGAGGCCAATCCGGAGCACGCGATCCGGGACAAACGCCACCGGATCCTCCTGGTGGTGCTCGTTTACCTGGCCGGTGTGTACGGCGGCTACTTCGTTGCAGCCCAGGGGATCCTGCTGGTCGGCATCCTGGGCGTGTTCCTCACCGGGACCATCCAGAACGCCAACGCCATGAAGAACATCCTGGTGCTCGGCGTCAACATGGTGGCGGCCATCTCTTACCTGCTGTTCGCTTTCGACCGGATCAACTGGCTGGTGGTGCTGCTGATCGCGGTCAGCTCCACCATCGGCGGCCTGATGGGCTCCAAGGTGGGCCGCAGGCTCTCGCCGCGCGTCCTCCGGGCCGTGATCTTCAGCCTCGGCATCGTGGCCCTGGCCGTCATGATCGCCAACCTGCTGAAATAA
- the serB gene encoding phosphoserine phosphatase SerB, with amino-acid sequence MTSNVTAVSYGLKVTPTGLERLRSTLATHGAQVLSESASGDDRYQVRVLDLALHDATAAGLAALRHAVAEAAVPGFDTALVPAALRAASRKLLIMDVDSTLIQQEVIELLAAYAGKREEVAAVTEAAMRGELDFAQSLHARVAVLAGLPADVVHSVRNEVKLSLGAAELVAAFKAAGHTVAVVSGGFNQILEPIAADLGLDYWQANELEIIDGALTGKVLGAVVDRAAKVKYLREWAAAEDIALEHTVAVGDGANDLDMLGAAGIGVAFNAKPAVRAVADAAVNMPHLDAVRHIAGV; translated from the coding sequence ATGACTTCGAACGTGACTGCGGTCAGCTATGGCCTGAAAGTGACCCCCACCGGGCTGGAGCGGCTGCGTTCCACCCTCGCAACGCATGGCGCGCAGGTGCTGTCGGAGTCGGCCTCCGGCGACGACAGGTACCAGGTCCGTGTCCTTGACCTGGCCCTCCACGACGCAACCGCCGCCGGCCTTGCCGCACTCCGTCACGCCGTCGCGGAAGCGGCGGTTCCTGGCTTTGATACCGCCCTGGTCCCCGCAGCCCTGCGTGCGGCTTCCCGGAAGCTGCTGATCATGGACGTGGATTCCACGCTGATCCAGCAGGAGGTCATCGAGCTCCTGGCCGCATACGCCGGCAAGCGGGAGGAAGTCGCGGCCGTAACGGAAGCTGCCATGCGCGGGGAACTGGATTTCGCTCAGAGCCTGCACGCCCGGGTGGCGGTGCTCGCGGGGCTGCCTGCCGACGTCGTCCATTCGGTCCGCAACGAAGTGAAGCTGAGCCTCGGCGCAGCCGAACTGGTGGCGGCTTTCAAAGCCGCGGGCCACACCGTGGCAGTGGTGTCCGGCGGCTTCAACCAGATCCTTGAACCGATCGCCGCCGACCTGGGCCTGGACTACTGGCAGGCCAACGAACTGGAAATCATTGACGGCGCGCTGACCGGCAAGGTGCTGGGCGCCGTCGTGGACCGGGCCGCCAAGGTAAAGTACCTGCGTGAGTGGGCCGCTGCGGAGGACATCGCCCTTGAGCACACGGTGGCCGTGGGCGACGGCGCCAATGACCTGGACATGCTCGGTGCAGCCGGCATCGGGGTGGCGTTCAACGCCAAACCTGCCGTGCGGGCCGTGGCCGACGCCGCCGTGAATATGCCGCACCTGGACGCCGTCCGCCACATCGCCGGGGTCTGA
- a CDS encoding alpha/beta fold hydrolase, translated as MLLHGIGMSHRYYRKLQALLAEHGDTLAIDLPGFGGTPTPNRQLSIADYAVHTAAVLEKMGVTQAVLVGHSMGAQFATELAVQHPDLVSHVVLLGPVVNPEQSTVRQQTLALGLDSLRESPAGNAVVLTDYARAGLRWYLTELPVMMTYDLGAQLALVPQPVLVIRGSRDPVAPRPWCEKLAVTAPNGRFLELPGKPHMVQHGAASVTTAAILAFTSSQALTP; from the coding sequence GTGCTGCTCCACGGCATTGGCATGTCCCACCGCTACTACCGGAAACTTCAGGCGCTGCTAGCGGAACACGGCGATACCCTCGCCATTGACCTGCCCGGTTTCGGCGGAACACCCACACCGAACCGGCAACTCAGCATCGCCGACTACGCGGTCCACACAGCAGCAGTTCTTGAAAAAATGGGTGTTACCCAGGCAGTGCTCGTAGGCCACTCCATGGGCGCCCAGTTCGCCACTGAGCTCGCGGTTCAGCACCCGGACCTGGTTTCCCACGTCGTGCTCCTGGGCCCGGTGGTAAATCCCGAACAAAGTACGGTCCGCCAGCAGACCCTGGCACTCGGGCTGGATTCGCTGAGGGAAAGCCCGGCGGGAAACGCCGTCGTCCTCACCGACTACGCCCGTGCCGGTCTGCGCTGGTACCTCACCGAACTCCCCGTCATGATGACCTACGACCTTGGAGCGCAGCTGGCCCTGGTGCCCCAACCCGTCCTTGTCATCCGCGGCTCACGCGATCCAGTAGCACCAAGGCCCTGGTGCGAAAAACTCGCCGTGACCGCCCCGAACGGACGCTTCCTGGAACTACCGGGCAAACCCCACATGGTGCAGCACGGCGCCGCCTCCGTCACCACAGCCGCCATTCTGGCCTTCACCAGCAGCCAGGCCCTCACACCGTAG
- a CDS encoding ABC transporter ATP-binding protein, whose translation MSDVLELDSVSVVRGKKTLLDKVDWQVNEGERWVILGPNGAGKTTLLQIAAARLHPSSGTAGILDEVLGRVDVFELRPRIGLSSAALATQIPEHENVLNVVVTAAYGVTGRWREGYERDDERRAFRLLNDWGMGPLLNRTFATLSEGERKRVQIARALMTDPELLLLDEPGAGLDLGGREELVHKLGELASDEAAPAMVLVTHHLEEVPPGFTHAMLLRDGGVVAAGPITEVLTEEHLSTTFGLPLAVTENAGRYTATARR comes from the coding sequence ATGAGTGATGTTCTGGAACTGGACTCCGTCAGCGTTGTCCGAGGTAAGAAGACCCTGCTGGACAAGGTTGACTGGCAGGTAAATGAGGGCGAACGGTGGGTCATCCTGGGCCCCAACGGCGCCGGCAAGACTACCCTTCTCCAGATCGCGGCCGCCCGGCTTCATCCAAGCAGCGGCACAGCGGGCATCCTCGACGAAGTCCTGGGCCGCGTTGACGTCTTCGAACTCCGGCCGCGCATCGGCCTTTCCTCTGCAGCCCTCGCCACCCAGATCCCGGAACACGAGAACGTCCTTAACGTCGTGGTCACCGCCGCCTACGGCGTCACCGGCCGCTGGCGGGAAGGCTACGAACGCGACGACGAACGGCGCGCGTTCCGGCTCCTGAACGACTGGGGCATGGGGCCGCTCCTCAACAGGACGTTCGCCACGCTGTCCGAGGGCGAGCGCAAACGCGTCCAGATCGCCCGGGCCCTCATGACGGACCCCGAGCTGCTCCTCCTGGATGAACCGGGTGCAGGACTGGACCTCGGCGGCCGCGAAGAGCTGGTCCACAAACTGGGCGAACTTGCCAGCGATGAGGCCGCGCCGGCCATGGTCCTGGTCACGCACCACCTTGAGGAAGTCCCGCCGGGATTCACGCACGCCATGCTGCTGCGCGACGGCGGCGTGGTAGCCGCAGGACCCATCACCGAGGTGCTGACCGAAGAGCACCTGAGCACCACCTTCGGCCTGCCGCTTGCGGTCACCGAGAACGCGGGACGCTACACCGCCACAGCACGCCGCTAG
- a CDS encoding beta-ketoacyl-ACP reductase, with protein MTETASAPRSVLVTGGNRGIGLAIAQAFLANGDKVAVTYRSETKLPEGILGVKADVTDEASVDAAFKEVEAAHGPVEVLVANAGITKDTLLLRMSEDDFTSVIDTNLTGAFRVIKRASRGMIRLRKGRVVLISSVSGLYGAPGQINYSASKAGLVGIARSLTRELGSRGITANVVAPGFINTDMTAELPEATQKDYLSSIPAGRFAEASEVANVVRWIASDEAAYISGAVIPVDGGLGMGH; from the coding sequence ATGACTGAAACAGCTTCCGCACCCCGCAGCGTCCTGGTTACCGGCGGCAACCGCGGGATTGGCCTGGCGATTGCACAGGCGTTCCTCGCCAACGGTGACAAGGTGGCGGTGACCTACCGCAGCGAGACGAAGCTGCCGGAAGGAATACTCGGGGTCAAGGCGGACGTCACCGATGAGGCTTCCGTGGATGCAGCCTTCAAGGAAGTGGAAGCTGCCCACGGTCCCGTGGAGGTCCTGGTGGCCAATGCCGGCATCACCAAGGACACCCTGCTCCTGCGCATGAGTGAGGATGACTTCACCTCCGTCATCGATACCAACCTCACCGGAGCCTTCCGTGTGATCAAGCGCGCATCCAGGGGCATGATCCGGCTGCGCAAAGGTCGCGTGGTCCTGATTTCCTCGGTCTCCGGCCTCTACGGCGCACCGGGCCAGATCAACTACTCCGCGTCGAAAGCCGGCCTGGTGGGCATCGCCCGGTCGCTCACCCGTGAACTCGGTTCGCGCGGCATCACCGCCAACGTGGTGGCTCCCGGCTTCATCAACACGGACATGACGGCTGAACTCCCCGAAGCCACTCAAAAGGATTACCTGTCCAGCATCCCCGCCGGCCGCTTTGCGGAGGCCTCCGAGGTGGCCAACGTGGTGCGGTGGATCGCCAGTGACGAAGCCGCCTACATCTCCGGTGCGGTCATCCCGGTGGACGGCGGCCTGGGCATGGGCCACTGA